A window of the Brassica napus cultivar Da-Ae chromosome A2, Da-Ae, whole genome shotgun sequence genome harbors these coding sequences:
- the LOC106424296 gene encoding anther-specific protein BCP1 — MARLHVALLLLFIAVSTAIVSATDKPSVTTAGPPTSTTPTSGDVEAAEAPGDDNAIGTTDDDAPGTPGDDDVAVAGPIGSETSYANYPPPQQTSGSGVTAMIGFVSVAATTVGSFFFF, encoded by the coding sequence ATGGCGCGCCTTCACGTAGCTCTCCTTCTTCTCTTCATTGCCGTCTCCACCGCCATCGTATCAGCTACCGATAAACCGTCGGTAACCACTGCTGGACCTCCAACCTCAACAACTCCGACCAGTGGAGATGTCGAGGCAGCAGAGGCTCCAGGAGACGACAACGCCATCGGAACAACCGACGATGATGCACCTGGTACTCCCGGAGATGATGATGTGGCAGTCGCCGGACCTATCGGAAGCGAAACTTCGTACGCAAACTATCCGCCGCCTCAGCAAACTTCCGGCAGTGGCGTCACCGCTATGATTGGATTCGTTTCTGTCGCTGCTACGACGGTTGGATCGTTCTTCTTTTTCTGA